A DNA window from Danio aesculapii chromosome 14, fDanAes4.1, whole genome shotgun sequence contains the following coding sequences:
- the lrp2bp gene encoding LRP2-binding protein — translation MDRSERDWTAKSKTSELLRAVNQIYEEARKEDSTHSETNAATVEKTVNLLKEKAETGDSQATFLLGQLHYEQGHYAEAELIFDTIKEEDPQALYQLAVIYYDGLGTKEDLGRAVEYMRRVAFWDSSEASSVRYAALYNLGQAYLEGFGVQASSSEAERLWLLAADDGNPNASVKAQSALGMFYSRPESLDLRKAFSWHSQACGNGSLESQAALGLMYLYGHGVQQDSDSALFCLKEAAERGNVYAQGHLTACYYHRQLYSRAAELGQRVCEYKDTGAIAQHTGCLEEYIRKGIAIGMFYYARCLHLGRGTQQNRDKAKHYCTQAVRIDPLICKDLQIDAAHGKI, via the exons ATGGACCGCAGTGAACGGGACTGGACGGCGAAAAGCAAAACCTCAGAGCTCCTCAGAGCTGTAAACCAGATTTATGAAGAAGCTAGAAAAGAGGATTCGACGCATTCAG AGACCAATGCTGCAACAGTGGAGAAGACAGTGAATTTGCTGAAAGAGAAAGCAGAAACAGGAGATTCACAAGCCACCTTCCTCCTGGGACAGTTACACTATGAGCAG GGCCACTATGCTGAAGCAGAACTCATCTTTGACACAATTAAAGAAGAAGATCCTCAAGCTCTCTATCAGCTCGCTGTCATATACTACGACGGTCTTGGAACCAAAGAAGACCTT GGCAGAGCAGTGGAGTACATGAGAAGAGTTGCATTCTGGGATTCGTCTGAAGCGAGCTCCGTCAGATACGCAGCGCTGTATAACCTCGGTCAGGCGTATCTGGAGGGTTTTGGGGTGCAGGCATCCAGCAGTGAAGCGGAGCG GCTTTGGCTCCTGGCAGCTGATGATGGAAACCCGAACGCCAGTGTGAAAGCGCAGTCAGCTCTGGGCATGTTTTACAGCAGGCCCGAGAGCCTCGACCTCAGAAAG GCGTTCTCCTGGCACTCGCAGGCGTGTGGTAATGGCAGTCTGGAGTCTCAGGCGGCTCTGGGCCTGATGTATCTGTATGGTCACGGTGTTCAGCAGGACTCCGACTCGGCTCTGTTCTGCTTGAAGGAGGCAGCAGAAAGAGGGAACGTCTACGCTCAGGGTCACCTCACGGCCTGCTACTACCACAGACAGCTGTACTCCAGAGCCGCCGAGCTCGGCCAGAG agtgTGCGAATACAAGGACACGGGTGCTATAGCGCAGCATACAGGCTGTCTGGAGGAGTACATCAGGAAGGGCATCGCTATAGGCATGTTTTATTACGCTCGCTGTCTTCATCTGGGCAGAGGAACCCAGCAGAACAGAGACAAGGCAAAACATTACTGCACACAG GCTGTCAGGATTGATCCACTCATCTGTAAAGACCTGCAGATTGATGCTGCGCATGGGAAAATATGA